ttgaCAAGACTAACAATAtcattgttttaaatttacaattatattattttcttttatttattttttgtatttataagTTAGTATTAGGCTATGCACTCGTAGGATTATGTTTGACATTATATATGTGATCCTCTAGTAAATcgcataaatatttttttacgAGCTTTCAAATTGAACACTAAAACGCAAAATGTTAGAGTTTGGGAGGTCTATAAATATATGACTCATATTTTCCaagcatataaatatatatgtgtgggAACAAATAATTGCACGCTAATGATAGGGCGCCACAGTAAAAGGGACGCGAAAATCAGAAGCACATCCTATCGCTCATTAATGAGGAGCTAAGTAATGTAATCGTCTAGAGTTGGCAGAGGTTCATTCCTATGCCAGAATTGGTAGGAGGGTGGTTCCTAATCACTGTAGCATAATTGATCAAGGAGAATATGCCCACCTATTTTAGACAAATATCTCACACGTTCTAAATCAAACAACTAATTAACTAGACGTGTAAAATTACAGGTCATAACTCTCTTAATTAATGCCAATATACATCTTGTCACGACAATAAACCAACCACTAATGTGTCATATAAAAATCCAACTTCCACCACAAGAAGGAGGTAACGTTCCATTGACCCAAAAAACCCTACTTTTTATTGTCTTGGAACTAACTTAGGCTAGAAAAACTCTTTGACTCACACCACATCAATGGATACAAGAATAGgattcatgattttttttctctattaaattATTCCCCACAATATGAATGTCTAACAAATAATTTTGTGTTTCAGTCAGATTGTGACCTAAACACACGGCAACACATAAATTTTGGGGGATTTAAGAAAGTTGGGTCATATGttattgagatatttagtcaaatactcattcttagcactaaaactataaataaaccatacactatttaatttctataaacataccccaaaaaaatccaaaaaataatagctggccctattgaatttaattttaattattaaattactttgataccccattgagtgttttgggctgttttatgaggtttttgggttgggtttgttttaagaaatcaatggcaattttgtaatttaaaagaagttaaaagccttattgttatgttgtaaatgagttttgggtgtgtttctaaagtccatttcatataggatttttttataatttaggctccAATATTGAGtattatagtgaatctccctatgttattttgtaaaatattaAGGTTGAAGATAAATTAGTTATTttgaccaacaaaaaaaaaaaaaaaaaaaaaaaaaaattagttaattaaaaaaaaaaaaacccgtTCCTTTTTCCTCTCCAAGCACTCCTTTTGTGTCACCCACTGAAGCAGGTTCGCCGACTCTGTAGCTAAACAATGGGTTTGGGCGGGACAACCTTACAAACCCTGAAGCTCGCTACAATTCCTAcaccttcttcatcttctttgcgTTCCGTCTTTAAACCATTATCCCAGAGCTTCCTCTACCGCCATAGCCGTAGACGACCTGCACTTCAGCTCTTCTTCGTCAGAGGTCTTTCAGCCCCGGCCGTACAAGCCACTGCCACCGCAACACCAAAAACAACCAGCCCAGATGAAAATGGTTCTCTCATTTCACAACTTAGTTGtattttgaataaattagaattttcttatttttatttttagttgatattttgttttggggcGATGTAGGTATGAAACAGCAATGGAAAGCAGCGATAGACTTCAAGTGGATAAGGGACAACAAGGACGCCGTTGCTGCCAACATAAAGAAGAGGAATTCCAATGCCAATTTGGAACATGTGCTTGAGCTCTACCACAAAATGCTGAATCTTCAAAAggtcaatttttttaacttcAGTGATTGATTTGCTGAATCTTCATAAGTTTTGcagacattttgaattttgattaaaaatttataGCTTTGTTGCTTTAATCCCATGATGGGTTTATTTTATGTTGCGCAATTGGCTTTAGAGTTAGTAGATATGGTATTGGTAGTTTGAACTTGGACTTCATACGTGTTTTAGAAAAGTAGTGTTTTGTTTCTCAATTTTATATAGCTAATTTTTACTCCCAGAAAGCAGGAAGTTGAACAGCTTCGCGGGGAAAGGAATGTGGTGGCAAACAAGATGAAAGGGAAGTTGGAGTCATCCGAGCGTCAAAGACTTATAGAGGAAGGTATCATTGGAACATTCATTGTGcccttcttttgtttattgatCTGTTGGTCTGcttcttgattgattttagATTTGAGTTAATCTTTCATCTTTTGCATGCAGGAAAGAATCTCAAGGAAGGGCTACTTTCTTTGGAAGAAGACCTGCTTAAACTTACTGATGAGCTTCAGCAAGAAGCACAATGTATACCAAATATGACTCATCCAGATGTCCCGATTGGTGGGGAGGATTTTTCAACCATAAGAAAGATggtctctctctgtctctgtctctctctctcacacacacagagccacacacacacactcaaGAGGGAGGCTTTGTAGTCCAGGTTCATTCTGCATTCTTCCTCATTTTCTATGCTCTTTTGTAGGTAGGCACCCCACATGAGTTTAGCTTTCCTGTCAAGGATCATCTTCAACTTGGAAAGGAACTAGAtctctttgattttgatgctGCGTCGGAGGTACTCGTTTTGTCTCATATAATGTATTGAAGTGCCTCGAGCTGTATGGTAAATGAAGCAAAGCAtgccattttatttataaacttaGCATTTAAATAGGACTTTGTAAAGAGTTAAAGTTATATTTTTGGGAATCTTGCTGGGATAAACTGGAAGTTTCATAAATCCTCTAGGTCCTCCTTATATCAAACTAAGCCTTATTCCAAGGTTTAAATGGATATTGGATCCACTTTACATGGGATTGGGTTCTTTTCTATGCAACTAAGTTTTTGCTAATTTCTACAGGTCAGTGGCTCAAAGTTCTACTATCTAAAAAATGAAGCAGTGATGCTAGAGATGGGCCTTATTAACTGGACGCTCTTGGAAGTGATGAAGAGGGGCTTCACACCTTTAACAACCCCAGAAATTGTGAGATCCTCCATTGTTGAAAAATGTGGTTTCCAACCCCGAGGAGCAAATACCCAGGTTAGTTCATACATTCCTTTCTCACTCTGCTTGAAATAAAATGCTGTCTTATCTCTTGCTAAATATAAACAGGTCTATTCTATCGAGGATAGTGATCAATGCCTCATTGGGACTGCAGAGATTCCTGTTGGGGGAATTCATATGGATTCTATTATTGCTGCATCGTTGTTACCTTTGAAATATGTGGCAGTTTCCCATTGCTTCCGTACTGAGGCAGGCGCTGCTGGTACAGCATCAAGGTAAATTATGAGCACActatatttcttttgttgtcaGTGACCTCACATTTTCTTTGCAGTTTATATGAACTTCAATAACTTTCTTAATctattttactattttaaattattaataaaatacaacagatatatatatattttttcccGATAAGAACACACTTTTAAAGTAAACAAAAGAGATTACAAAAAGCATGACAAGTAGTTAAAGGCAACAGCTTATGAATACATAAGCCCAAATTGTTCTAAAGGACATCTACCCTTTGGCAATTTATATCCCTGTAACAGTCCAAATAGGCCAACATCAGTAATATGATCATGCTTTAGTTCTCCATTCTACCCCACCCGAAGGTGGTTGCCCTTATATTACCCAATGAACATCAAAAGCATGTGCGGTGTTATATGCCTTGAACTTTCACAACATTTTATTCATGCTCGATTGTGATAGGGACCCACTGGTTGGCTCTCTTTTAATCAATGTTTCTTATCTATTAACAAGAATTTAGGAAAGGAATATATGAATGCTTGAATCGATTTCAATCTAACTGTGGGTAGATTTGGTTTGTAAGTGACcgatttgaaattgaaaaaaaaatgtcttcGGCATTGCTATCTGAAGTTCAAAATATGTC
The window above is part of the Prunus dulcis chromosome 1, ALMONDv2, whole genome shotgun sequence genome. Proteins encoded here:
- the LOC117624595 gene encoding serine--tRNA ligase, chloroplastic/mitochondrial isoform X1 — its product is MGLGGTTLQTLKLATIPTPSSSSLRSVFKPLSQSFLYRHSRRRPALQLFFVRGLSAPAVQATATATPKTTSPDENGMKQQWKAAIDFKWIRDNKDAVAANIKKRNSNANLEHVLELYHKMLNLQKEVEQLRGERNVVANKMKGKLESSERQRLIEEGKNLKEGLLSLEEDLLKLTDELQQEAQCIPNMTHPDVPIGGEDFSTIRKMVGTPHEFSFPVKDHLQLGKELDLFDFDAASEVSGSKFYYLKNEAVMLEMGLINWTLLEVMKRGFTPLTTPEIVRSSIVEKCGFQPRGANTQVYSIEDSDQCLIGTAEIPVGGIHMDSIIAASLLPLKYVAVSHCFRTEAGAAGTASRGLYRVHQFSKVEMFILCRPEESDFYHEELIRIEEDLFSSLGLHYKTLDMASGDLGAPAYRKFDIEAWMPGLARFGEISSASNCTDYQSRRLGIRFRSSEPALTNPKKGKSNLAPPQFVHTLNATACAVPRMIVCILENNQQEDGSVIIPEPLRPFMGGLEFIHPKPR
- the LOC117624595 gene encoding serine--tRNA ligase, chloroplastic/mitochondrial isoform X2, coding for MKGKLESSERQRLIEEGKNLKEGLLSLEEDLLKLTDELQQEAQCIPNMTHPDVPIGGEDFSTIRKMVGTPHEFSFPVKDHLQLGKELDLFDFDAASEVSGSKFYYLKNEAVMLEMGLINWTLLEVMKRGFTPLTTPEIVRSSIVEKCGFQPRGANTQVYSIEDSDQCLIGTAEIPVGGIHMDSIIAASLLPLKYVAVSHCFRTEAGAAGTASRGLYRVHQFSKVEMFILCRPEESDFYHEELIRIEEDLFSSLGLHYKTLDMASGDLGAPAYRKFDIEAWMPGLARFGEISSASNCTDYQSRRLGIRFRSSEPALTNPKKGKSNLAPPQFVHTLNATACAVPRMIVCILENNQQEDGSVIIPEPLRPFMGGLEFIHPKPR